One genomic window of Mauremys reevesii isolate NIE-2019 unplaced genomic scaffold, ASM1616193v1 Contig75, whole genome shotgun sequence includes the following:
- the LOC120394715 gene encoding tripartite motif-containing protein 10-like isoform X3, whose amino-acid sequence MKLPKSFLFLQEKIQAQLKTLREEREKLLRFKDTGERKSRGYLKQIQEERQKIVSEFQQLRQFLEEQERLLLLWLEKLDKEIVKIRNENITKLSEQISHLSELISELEGKCQKPASEFLQDVRCTLSRRLWNSPFGGKD is encoded by the exons ATGAAACTGCCCAAATCATTTCTCTTTCTACAGGAAAAAATCCAGGCCCAATTGAagactctgagggaagagagagaaaagctcctGAGATTTAAAGACACTGGAGAGAGGAAAAGCCGGGGGtatctg AAACAGATACAAGAGGAGAGGCAGAAAATTGTttctgaatttcagcaactgaggcagttcctggaggaacagGAGCGactcctgctgctctggctggaaaAGCTGGACAAGGAGATAGTGAAGATACGGAATGAAAATATCACCAAACTCTctgagcagatttcccatctcagtgagctgatcagtgagctggaggggaagtgtcagaaACCAGCaagtgaattcctgcag gatGTCAGATGCACCTTGAGCAG AAGACTCTGGAATTCTCCATTCGGTGGGAAGGACTGA
- the LOC120394715 gene encoding tripartite motif-containing protein 10-like isoform X1: MKLPKSFLFLQEKIQAQLKTLREEREKLLRFKDTGERKSRGYLKQIQEERQKIVSEFQQLRQFLEEQERLLLLWLEKLDKEIVKIRNENITKLSEQISHLSELISELEGKCQKPASEFLQDVRCTLSSECDSGSRHGSSQPCLV, encoded by the exons ATGAAACTGCCCAAATCATTTCTCTTTCTACAGGAAAAAATCCAGGCCCAATTGAagactctgagggaagagagagaaaagctcctGAGATTTAAAGACACTGGAGAGAGGAAAAGCCGGGGGtatctg AAACAGATACAAGAGGAGAGGCAGAAAATTGTttctgaatttcagcaactgaggcagttcctggaggaacagGAGCGactcctgctgctctggctggaaaAGCTGGACAAGGAGATAGTGAAGATACGGAATGAAAATATCACCAAACTCTctgagcagatttcccatctcagtgagctgatcagtgagctggaggggaagtgtcagaaACCAGCaagtgaattcctgcag gatGTCAGATGCACCTTGAGCAG cgaatgtgactctggatccagacacggctcatcccaaccTTGTCTTGTCTGA
- the LOC120394715 gene encoding tripartite motif-containing protein 10-like isoform X2, giving the protein MVQQLFLAGVEKIQAQLKTLREEREKLLRFKDTGERKSRGYLKQIQEERQKIVSEFQQLRQFLEEQERLLLLWLEKLDKEIVKIRNENITKLSEQISHLSELISELEGKCQKPASEFLQDVRCTLSSECDSGSRHGSSQPCLV; this is encoded by the exons GAAAAAATCCAGGCCCAATTGAagactctgagggaagagagagaaaagctcctGAGATTTAAAGACACTGGAGAGAGGAAAAGCCGGGGGtatctg AAACAGATACAAGAGGAGAGGCAGAAAATTGTttctgaatttcagcaactgaggcagttcctggaggaacagGAGCGactcctgctgctctggctggaaaAGCTGGACAAGGAGATAGTGAAGATACGGAATGAAAATATCACCAAACTCTctgagcagatttcccatctcagtgagctgatcagtgagctggaggggaagtgtcagaaACCAGCaagtgaattcctgcag gatGTCAGATGCACCTTGAGCAG cgaatgtgactctggatccagacacggctcatcccaaccTTGTCTTGTCTGA